A window of the Paralichthys olivaceus isolate ysfri-2021 chromosome 5, ASM2471397v2, whole genome shotgun sequence genome harbors these coding sequences:
- the LOC109644175 gene encoding GTPase IMAP family member 7, with protein sequence MSAAAPQAELRLVVLGRTGPGQSPAGCTILGLQDSEQGPGEAVSQECKHRGQNADRQLVVVSSPAWFSSGCSPEDRRKQISSFVALSSPGPHAFLLCVPVNQPTDGEDKALDALTKLFGPSVVSRHTIVLFTHTEELEEDEQLDEYLVTWRKDLRELVERCGGRYHTLESRSGGEAGERDAVEELLQMVEQMVKESGTQHLSCPLYDEAEERVRQRQVEVVRRRRAEELSEEASPSDSQPEENVTEEELESVRDEAERSVGDLDVDVDDIFPSTSVSPSSSSFLQGLWEKLMDWLRWLPRLVRREALFGALVGLFMGGPFGGMVGATVGSVATEVGRRKTQKTK encoded by the exons atGTCCGCTGCTGCTCCACAGGCAG AGCTGAGGCTGGTGGTGCTGGGGCGAACCGGACCAGGACAGAGCCCCGCAGGCTGCACCATCTTGGGCCTGCAAGACTCAGAGCAGGGCCCAGGAGAGGCCGTGAGCCAGGAGTGTAAACACAGAGGACAgaatgcagacagacag CTTGTGGTCGTCTCCAGTCCGGCCTGGTTCAGCTCCGGCTGCAGCCCCgaggacagaagaaaacaaatctcctCCTTTGTCGCCTTGTCCAGCCCTGGGCCGCACGCCTTCCTGCTCTGTGTCCCTGTGAACCAGCCGACCGACGGAGAGGACAAGGCGCTGGACGCCCTGACGAAGCTGTTCGGCCCCTCTGTGGTCAGCAGACACACTATCGTCCTCTTCACCCACacggaggagctggaggaggacgaGCAGCTGGACGAATACCTGGTCACGTGGCGCAAAGACCTCAGGGAGCTGGTGGAAAGATGCGGTGGCCGCTACCACACCCTGGAGTCCCGCAGCGGAGGAGAGGCAGGGGAGAGGGACGCTGtcgaggagctgctgcagatggTAGAGCAGATGGTGAAGGAGAGCGGGACGCAGCACCTGAGCTGCCCTCTGTACGACGAGGCTGAGGAAAGAGTGAGGCAGCGGCAGGTGGAGGTGGTGAGacggaggagagcagaggagctgagCGAGGAGGCGTCTCCCTCAGATTCACAACCAGAGGAAAACgtcacagaggaggagctggagtcaGTCCGAGACGAAGCGGAGAGGAGCGTCGGTGATCTGGATGTGGATGTAGATGATATTTTTCCCTCCACCAGCGTCTCGccttcgtcctcctccttcctccaggGCCTGTGGGAGAAGCTGATGGACTGGTTGAGGTGGCTGCCTCGACTGGTGAGGAGGGAGGCCTTGTTTGGGGCCCTGGTCGGCCTGTTCATGGGGGGGCCGTTCGGGGGCATGGTGGGGGCCACTGTGGGTTCTGTGGCCACCGAGGTGGGCAGAcggaaaacacagaaaactaaataa